The Filimonas lacunae genomic sequence ACCAATCTCAGATACATATATCCTGTTACGGCCTCTGCCGTAGGAGTAAACAAGATAAGATTTCCCATCATCCTCATCTGTAAATACAGTTTGATCGCCCGTGTTACTGGTGCCTATCATGGATTCCATACTAATTTCCTGGTGACGCGTAAAAGGTCCTAAAGGCGAATCTGCCACCAGTATCAGCACCTTTCCTCCGTGCTGTACAAACATGGCGTATTGATTCAGCGACAGTAAATAGGCTACCCCTAAACGGCCTACCCACATGGCAGTATCCAGCCCATTCATATACGCTTTAGTAACCACATCCCCTTCAAACTTCCAGTTTACCAAGTCGTCCGAGCTGTAACAGGTCACCGATTCAAATGTGTTGGTCGTTTGTGTTTTGTAAGAAGAGTCGCGGTAATACTCCGCCTCTTTGTAATGCACACCATACCAGTAATACTTAAATTTACTGCTGTTGGGATCGGCAAATTTAAAAACGCCACCTCCCTGGCTGTAGATAGGTTGTCCATCCTGGGTGTTCCAGAATACATCGTTTTTAATGTTCCACATCTGTGCTTTGGTTAGCGAAGCCGTACTTGTTATTACACATAGCAATAACAGACAGCGAACCATCATTTTAGTCATATATATACCCTGCTTTTGATATCTCTGCGCTAAATATGGGGCCTTATTTTAAGGAAGGCGTCCTGCACTGTAAGATGTAACATTTCATCTATATATACTACAGCCATAACGCCCCTTATTTAAGCGGATATCTTACAGACCATGCACACACGTTGGTATAACACCTATAATTTACTAAAACTTACATACTGCACAAAACGCGGCAAGTGGGAATGGTTTACACTGGCAGCATGCGGCAACGTTTGCTGCCACAACACCAGGTCGCCTTTTTTCCCAGGTACCGGGATAGCGGTTTCTGATTGTATCATAGCCTGATGCGCTTCCTGAAAATCAGGATACGTTTTCATCCAGTCACCAAACCGGTGCTGAAAACCCGGCACCACCTTTAATGGCCCCCTGTTTTCTGGCACATCGTTGAGATACACAAGCCCCTGTATGTAATACAAATCCTCTTTTTTCAAATCAACATCCCAATGCAAACCGCTATGGGCAAATTTCCAGCCTTCCGTTTCCGGCGGGTTAAAGCTTACTTTTTCCGTTCTGGCTATAATATTGTCTGTACCATACAATTCGGCAAACACCTGCTTAATAGCAGGGTGCGATTTAATAGCATAAATATGCTCATCCTGGTATAACTGCAACATCAGCCCATGCCATTCAGCATGCCCGTTATACCACGTGGCCGGGTTGGAAAGGTCTACCCCCATATGCCGGCAAATAAGCGCTACTACCGCATCACATAAATGCTCCTCCAGCAGGCCGCTCACCCGCACATAACCCTGCTCCTGCCAGCATTGCAGCTGCTCATCACTCAATACCCCCTGTTTTATGCGCACCGCCGCCCCGGCAGCATCCTTTTGTTGCATCCAAAGCGCAAAAGCTGCTGCCGATTCCTGCACCTGTTGCAACCCTCTTCTACCAATCAACCACTCCTGGAAATGAGCAATACTGGTGCAGTCTGTATATATAAACTGAAAGGCTTCAAAAGCACCCAGGTCATAAAAGCTCATCCAAACATTTTCCACATCCTGGTAATGGGCATATTCCGGCAAAGGCTTGCCTGTTTTCTTGCATTGGTGATATTCATAGAACACAGGCAAAAAGGTGCAATGGATCATAATAGCAGGGTTTATATCGTAGTTCCGGGAAAGTAGTCAATTTTTCGGGTTTACCTGCTTTTCATACCCCAATTTTCATGGTGCCGGATGTCTGATCCAGCCCCTGGTTTGTCCACCTCCCCGGATTAATGCTTGCCTTCCCCCTGCCACCGAACCTATTTTCGTTACAGGGCGCAGGTGCATCCGCGCTATTTCATTCATCATTTAAATACAAGCCATGAAACGAGCCATTCTCCTACTGATAATAGTGTTCATCGGAATTCAGTTTATACCCGCTTCCGTGCAAAACCCACCGGCTACCCATCCCCTGCAGGCCCCGCCTGCGGTAGCCGGCATTTTGCAACGGTCCTGTTTCAACTGCCACTCCAACGAAACTCATCTTAACTGGTACGATAAAATAGCGCCTGCGTCCTGGCTGATAGCTGCTGATGTAAAAGAAGCCCGCTCCCGCTTCAACTTTTCAACCTGGGATACCCTGAGTGCAGCGGATAAGCAGGGCCGCTTCTGGGAAATAGTGAATATGGCTATTACCCGTAAAATGCCGCTGCCTACGTATGCCGCGCTGCATCCCGAAGCGCACCTGAGCAAACAGGATATTGACACACTGAAAAAATATGCACAGGAACTTAGCCCCGGCACCTGGCACGACACTGTGATCGTTCAACAGGCCGAAAAAGAGTTCCTGCAATTTCAGCAGCAACAAACTCCATTCACGCAACAACGCGTAACTGCCAACGGCATAGCCTATATACCCGACTTTCAAAACTGGCAGGTCATCAGCACCACCAACCGGTTCGATAACCACAGCATTCGTATCATCTATGCTAATGACATTGCCGCAAAAGCCATTCGCGAAAATCAAACCGCTTCTTTCCCTGAAGGCAGCACTATTGTAAAAGCCGTATGGAACAGTATAGAAGAAAAGAATGGGAATATCTCCTCCGGTTCTTTAAATAGTGTTCAGATCATGACCAAAGACTTGAAAAAATTCCCTGACAGCAAAGGCTGGGGCTTTGCCAAATTCAACGGCATTCAATTAACTCCCTACGGTCAATCGGCAGCCTTTAATACCACCTGTTTCAACTGCCATAAAATAGCCGATAAAAACGATTATATATTTAACCTGCCCCTGCCGGATGCGGCTCCGCAACAGCAGGCCACCACCAGTACCCCGCAACGCAAAGTATTTGATGCCCGCGGCCAGCACGTGATTGCCGTGTTTGCCAACAGGGCGCAACAATCCATGTCTGTTTTATATGGTAACGATGCCGCTAAAAAACTGTCATTGGCATCCAGCACCACACCGGCAGCAGGCGCGCAGTTTACCCTGGTTACCTACCAGCAGGCCAACAATCCTTATTGGTTTGGCAGTTATATTAACGGCCGAATACAAAGCGTAGAACAGATCACCGGCATTGGCGCTTCTCCCATGTGGACTTATCGTCTGCAACAGGGACAAGCCCCTGCCGACAACACCGGCAAGCCCATCCCCTCCAACGTGCGCATAGCCTTCCTGCTTTCACATAAACCTTCCGTATTCCCATGAGCCGCCACCATTACCCAATACAAAATATCAATACCTTTGGCCGTATCACATTGTTATTGATGCAGAAGAACAAATTTACCATATCCCGGGCCACTATCTGGATCAGCTCCATTGTACTGGGTTTATTATCATCGATACCCCAGTTTGCACAACACCAGTTCAATGCCGCCGAAGCCGCCGTTAACGCGGGCATCACCGCCACTTTTGCGCTGGTGATGTGGTATGTAAACCTGTTTATGATGTCGCGGCAAAGCACCAGTGCCCCGCGGCAGCAAACCATCTCGTACACCAGACTGCTCAGCAGTTTATTAGTGGGGCTGGTAGTAATGCTGGCCCTTGCCTGCATACAGCAGCTCATACTTTCCCATATCAACTTTGGCCCTACCATGTTAATGGTAGAGGTGCGCGGCATACTCATCAACCTGGTATTTTATATGTTCCTGCACCTGTTGCAGCAGAACTACGAAAACCAGCGGGTAACCATGGAACTGGAACGGATTAAAAGCGATAATCTTGGTGCACAATACGAACTACTGAAACAGCAGATCAACCCCCACTTCCTGTTCAACAGCCTGAACACGTTAAAAGCGATGGTAGAAACCGGCGACCAGGAAGCCATTGACTTTATCATCAAACTCTCCAACTTCTACCGTTTTACCCTCGAAAGCCGCAAACTCGACCTCATTCATGTAAGCGACGAAATGGATATATTGAATGCCTATCTGTTCCTGCAAAAAGCCCGCTTTGATGGCGGCTTCACTTTTACCAATAAGCTGGATAATACCATACTGCAAACACTGATACCACCATTCACCCTGCAATTGCTGGTAGAAAACTGTATCAAACACAATGTGGTTTCCCTGCAAAAACCTTTGCACATCCGCATCTATATGGAGAACAATAAAATAGTGGTAGAAAACCAGGTACAGCTGAAAGCAGGCGATAACAACTCGCTGGGCGTTGGGCTGCAGAATATAGATCTCCGCTACCATCACCTGCTGAACCAACACATTGACATTATTAACGACCAGAAAATATTTCAAATCAAACTGCCGGTTATTCATGAACATCATCATCATTGAGGACGAGCTGAAAACAGCCCAATCACTACAAAAGGCCATCCTGGATTTTAAGCCGGACGCCAGTATCATCGGCCAGTATCAAAGCATAGAAAGCGTGGTGGAAGCCTTTGAAGGCGGCATCAGTCCAGATCTTATCTTTATGGATATTCAGCTGGCAGATGGCCTTTGCTTTGAAATATTCAAACAGGTGAACATCACCAGCCCCGTTGTGTTTTGTACCGCTTTTGACGAGTATTCGTTAGACGCCTTTAAAAACAACGGGGTAGATTATATATTAAAGCCCTTTTCCAAAGACGATATACAAAAGGCGTTAAAGAAAGTAGACGAGCTGCAAAACTTCTTTCAGCAAAAGAATACGCCGGACTGGGAATCGCTGTTGAGCAAGCTAAGCCCTCCCGCTGCCAGTGGTGGCAAAACCAGCTTTCTCATTTTTCAGCAGCAGAAATATAAAACAGTGAATGTAAAAGACATTGCCTTCTTTTACATTAAACACAATGCCAGCTGGATCATGTGCTTTGATAAGCAGGAATATCCTATTACCCAGTCGCTGGACCAGATCACCAGCGCTGTATCCGCCCAGCAGTTCTACCGTATTAACCGGCAGTTCCTGGTGAATTTTAAAGCTATTAAAGAAGTGGAGCCTTATTTCCTGCGTAAACTGTATGTGCGCCTGGTGATAGAAACACCGGAAAAACTGCTGGTGAATAAAGAAAAAGCCAACAGTTTTCTTTCCTGGATGGAGAACCGGTAATACCCCGAAATTTTCAAAGCCGGCCCTGTCTAACTCAGGTGGCAAAATGACCGGCCGAACACCTTTTTACTTACTACGGCTGCCTGTTACTGGTACTTTTGAGTCAACAAAAACCAAAAGACATGAAACCAGCAAACATAGCAGCCGTAGGCATTTCAGCAGTACTTACTCTTTTTACCGCAGCAGTGATCGCCTGCAATATTACTACTGCTAAACCCAAAGAGATACCACCAGCCACACCCGGCAAAGGCTTCGCAGTATTAGAACTATTCACTTCCGAAGGTTGCTCCAGCTGTCCGCCCGCCGATGCACTGCTGGCACAAATTCAACAGGTAACAGATACCCTGCCTGTATATGTGCTGGCCTATCACGTAGATTACTGGCGTCGCCAGGGCTGGAAAGATATTTTCAGCTCGCCGCAAAACGAAGAACGTCAATACCACTACAGCCAGCAATTGGGCGAACAGGTATATACCCCGCAACTGATCATTAACGGTAAAACTTCTATAGTAGGGTCTGATGCCCCTAACATACAACAGGCCCTGCAAAACGAGTTAAACAGCGCCAGCGCCAACACCTTGCAAATAAGCGGCACACAACAAAACAACCGCCTGCAGTTTCAATACCAGCTTACCGGCAATACCCGTAATATGCAACTGCTGATTGCTGTTGTGCAAAAACACGGTGTAAGCCAGGTAACAAGAGGAGAAAACGCCGGTCACACCTTGTCGCACGTAGCCATTGTGCGCCAGTTTCAAACCTGGGATATTAAAGGCAACTCTGGCAGTGGACAGGTACAGCTTGCACAAAGCTTTCAGCAACAGGATAACAACCTGGTAGGCTTTTTACAGAACATCGAAACCGGCGAAATCACCGCCGCAGCCAACATCACCCTGTAATCCATTTTATTCAATCATTCATCAATCTATAAATACAACACATTATGACAAGTCAAAACCAACCACGCAACCGCTTCACTCATCTGGCCATCGCCACCTTAGTAGCCGTATCTCCCCTGTTCTCTTTTGCACAAAACAAACAGGAAGCACACAAAACCGCTAAAAACATTGTATTAGTGCACGGCGCGTTTGCCGATGGCTCTGGCTGGAAACCCGTATATGACATTCTTACCCGCAAAGGTTACCATGTAAGCATTGTACAAAACCCCCTCACCTCTTTGCAGGCCGATGTAGACGCCACCAACAGCGTCATCAACCAGCAGGATAGCAACGTAGTGTTGGTAGGCCACTCCTGGGGCGGCACCGTTATTACAGAAGCAGGCGTGAACCCTAAAGTAAGCGCGCTGGTATACATAGCCGCCTTTATGCCCGACAAAGGAGAATCTGCCGGCAAATGGGTTGCAGCCGCTCCTCCTGCCCCCGAAGCAGGCTTTACACA encodes the following:
- a CDS encoding phytanoyl-CoA dioxygenase family protein; translated protein: MIHCTFLPVFYEYHQCKKTGKPLPEYAHYQDVENVWMSFYDLGAFEAFQFIYTDCTSIAHFQEWLIGRRGLQQVQESAAAFALWMQQKDAAGAAVRIKQGVLSDEQLQCWQEQGYVRVSGLLEEHLCDAVVALICRHMGVDLSNPATWYNGHAEWHGLMLQLYQDEHIYAIKSHPAIKQVFAELYGTDNIIARTEKVSFNPPETEGWKFAHSGLHWDVDLKKEDLYYIQGLVYLNDVPENRGPLKVVPGFQHRFGDWMKTYPDFQEAHQAMIQSETAIPVPGKKGDLVLWQQTLPHAASVNHSHLPRFVQYVSFSKL
- a CDS encoding sensor histidine kinase; protein product: MQKNKFTISRATIWISSIVLGLLSSIPQFAQHQFNAAEAAVNAGITATFALVMWYVNLFMMSRQSTSAPRQQTISYTRLLSSLLVGLVVMLALACIQQLILSHINFGPTMLMVEVRGILINLVFYMFLHLLQQNYENQRVTMELERIKSDNLGAQYELLKQQINPHFLFNSLNTLKAMVETGDQEAIDFIIKLSNFYRFTLESRKLDLIHVSDEMDILNAYLFLQKARFDGGFTFTNKLDNTILQTLIPPFTLQLLVENCIKHNVVSLQKPLHIRIYMENNKIVVENQVQLKAGDNNSLGVGLQNIDLRYHHLLNQHIDIINDQKIFQIKLPVIHEHHHH
- a CDS encoding heme-binding domain-containing protein, coding for MKRAILLLIIVFIGIQFIPASVQNPPATHPLQAPPAVAGILQRSCFNCHSNETHLNWYDKIAPASWLIAADVKEARSRFNFSTWDTLSAADKQGRFWEIVNMAITRKMPLPTYAALHPEAHLSKQDIDTLKKYAQELSPGTWHDTVIVQQAEKEFLQFQQQQTPFTQQRVTANGIAYIPDFQNWQVISTTNRFDNHSIRIIYANDIAAKAIRENQTASFPEGSTIVKAVWNSIEEKNGNISSGSLNSVQIMTKDLKKFPDSKGWGFAKFNGIQLTPYGQSAAFNTTCFNCHKIADKNDYIFNLPLPDAAPQQQATTSTPQRKVFDARGQHVIAVFANRAQQSMSVLYGNDAAKKLSLASSTTPAAGAQFTLVTYQQANNPYWFGSYINGRIQSVEQITGIGASPMWTYRLQQGQAPADNTGKPIPSNVRIAFLLSHKPSVFP
- a CDS encoding alpha/beta hydrolase codes for the protein MTSQNQPRNRFTHLAIATLVAVSPLFSFAQNKQEAHKTAKNIVLVHGAFADGSGWKPVYDILTRKGYHVSIVQNPLTSLQADVDATNSVINQQDSNVVLVGHSWGGTVITEAGVNPKVSALVYIAAFMPDKGESAGKWVAAAPPAPEAGFTQPDSAGYVYFDPAKFQKGFAGDLPKAQSDFMNASQVPIKGQCFAEAVQNVAWKTKPSYGIVATEDKALSPVTERTMYQRAHAKTTEIKGSHVVFLSQPEAVAKVIIAAAENL
- a CDS encoding DUF1223 domain-containing protein, with translation MKPANIAAVGISAVLTLFTAAVIACNITTAKPKEIPPATPGKGFAVLELFTSEGCSSCPPADALLAQIQQVTDTLPVYVLAYHVDYWRRQGWKDIFSSPQNEERQYHYSQQLGEQVYTPQLIINGKTSIVGSDAPNIQQALQNELNSASANTLQISGTQQNNRLQFQYQLTGNTRNMQLLIAVVQKHGVSQVTRGENAGHTLSHVAIVRQFQTWDIKGNSGSGQVQLAQSFQQQDNNLVGFLQNIETGEITAAANITL
- a CDS encoding LytR/AlgR family response regulator transcription factor, which encodes MNIIIIEDELKTAQSLQKAILDFKPDASIIGQYQSIESVVEAFEGGISPDLIFMDIQLADGLCFEIFKQVNITSPVVFCTAFDEYSLDAFKNNGVDYILKPFSKDDIQKALKKVDELQNFFQQKNTPDWESLLSKLSPPAASGGKTSFLIFQQQKYKTVNVKDIAFFYIKHNASWIMCFDKQEYPITQSLDQITSAVSAQQFYRINRQFLVNFKAIKEVEPYFLRKLYVRLVIETPEKLLVNKEKANSFLSWMENR